The Duganella sp. BuS-21 sequence AGCAGCGTGTACCGCCAGCCGAAAGTGGACTTCGATCCGTCGGCGTTTGAAACGCGCCAGGAATTCTTCACCTCGCGCGACGGCACCAAGGTGCCGATGTTCATCGTCTCGAAGAAGGGCCTGAAGCTCGATGGCAGCAACCCGACCTACCTGTACGGCTATGGCGGTTTCAACGTCTCGCTGACGCCGGCCTTCTCGGTGGCCAACCTGGCGTGGCTGGAAATGGGCGGCGTGTACGTCATGGCCAACCTGCGCGGCGGCGGTGAGTACGGCGAATCGTGGCACGCGGCCGGCACCAAGCTGCAGAAGCAGAACGTGTTCGACGACTTTATCGGCGCCGCCGAATGGCTGGTGGCGCACAAGGTAACGTCGCCTGCCAAGCTGGCCATCGGCGGCGGCAGCAACGGCGGCCTGCTGGTCGGCGCCGCCATGACGCAGCGCCCGGACCTGTTCGCGGCGGCGATTCCGCAAGTGGGCGTGATGGATATGCTGCGCTTCCATAAATTCACCATCGGCTGGGCATGGACGTCGGACTACGGTTCGTCCGACAACGCCGACGAGTTCAAGGCGCTGGTCAAATACTCGCCGCTGCACAACCTGAAGAAGGGCGCCTGCTACCCGGCCACCATGATCACCACCGCCGATCACGATGATCGCGTGGTGCCGGCGCACAGCTTCAAGTTCGCCGCCACCGCGCAGGCCGACCAGGCCCAGGGCGGCGCGCCTATCCTGATCCGCATCGACAGCAAGGCCGGCCACGGCGCCGGCAAGCCGACCACCAAGCAGATCGAGGAAGTGGCCGACCGCTGGGGCTTCCTGAGCCGCGCGCTGCAAATGGACGGCGGCGACGCCGCCAAAGCGGCAGGCCAGCCATGATGAGCGCGCCGACCGCTGCACCGCTGCTGCTCGCACTTTTGATGTCCGGCGCCGCACCGGTGGCGCTGGCCGCCGGCGCGGATCAGCCAACGCCGGCCGCGCCCATGCCGCCCATCAAGCAGATCGCCGACGCCACGCGCGGCCTGCAAGCGCAGCCGGGCTTTATCGACGTCTGGCGCGACACGGACAATGGCAGGGTGCTGCTGGCGGTCGGCGCGCTGGATCAAGCGTTCCTGTTGGTGAGTTCCTTGCCGTATGCGCTGGGTTCCAACGACGTCGGCCTGGACCGCGCGCAGTCCGGCGAAATGCGCATGGTCCATTTTGAAAAACACGGCAACAAGCTGTTCCTGGTGCAGGAGAACACCAACTACGTCGCCAACTCCGCCGACCGCGATGAGCGTGCGGCCGTGCGCGAGTCGTTCGCCAATTCGGTGCTGTGGTCGGGCGAGGTCATCGCCGGCGACAAGGAGCGCCATCTGGTGGACTTCTCCAGCTTCCTGCTGGCCGACCGCCACGGCATCGCCGCGCGGCTGGCCGGCGCCAAGCAAGGGCAGTATGCCGTCGATCCATCGCGCAGCGCGGTGCTGGCGGCCGAAGCCAAGGCCTTCCCTGACAATGTGGAACTGGAAGCACTGCTGACCTTCGCCGGTCCGGGGCAGGCGGAATACGTGCGCCAGGTCGGCGCCGATCCAGCCAGCCTGTCGATGCGCCAACGTATCAGCATGGTGCGCCTGCCGGCCTTCGACGCCGCCAGCGGCTGGCAGCCGCGCGCCTATCATCCGTACTCCGGCGGCTTCGACACCAGCTACTACGACTTCGCCACGCCGCTCGCCAGCAGCATCGACGTGCACAGTCAGGTGCGCCACAAGCTGGAAAAAACCGATCCCGACGCCGCCGTCAGCACGGTGAAGAAGCCGATCGTCTACTACGTCGACCGGGGCGCACCGGAGCCGGTGCGCTCGGCGCTGATCCAGGGCGCCTCGTGGTGGGCCAGCGCCTTCGAAAAGGCCGGCTACAAGGACGCCTACCGCGTCGAGCTGCTGCCGGAAGGCGTGGATGCGCTGGACATCCGCTACAACGTCATTAGCTGGGTGCATCGCGCCACGCGCGGCTGGTCCTACGGGAATGCGTTGAGCGATCCGCGCACCGGCCAGATCCTGCGCGGCGCCGTCACGCTCGGTTCGCAGCGCGTGCGTCAGGACATCCTGATCGCCGAAGCGCTGCTCGCTCCCTACGGCAAAGCCGGCGGCGCCGACAAGCATAAGTTGGCGGAGCAAATGGCGCTGGCGCGCCTGCGCCAGCTGTCCGCGCACGAAGTCGGCCACACGCTGGGCTTCGCGCATAACTTCGCCGCCAGCCGCTTCGGCTCGGGCAATGGCTCGGTGATGGATTATCCGCATCCCATCCTCAAGCTGAATGCGCAGGGCGAGGTAGACCTGAACAATGCCTACGGCGTTGGCGTCGGCCCGTGGGACGACTACATCGTCAACTATATTTACGGCGATTTCGGCGGCGGCGCGCAGGAGCAGGCCGCGCTGGCCAAGCTGCGCGGCGAGGCGCGTGCGGCCGGCATGCTGTATTCCAGCGACCAGGACGACCGCACGTCAGGCGCCAGCCATCCCGATGGCCTGCTGTGGGACTTCGGTCCGGATACGCTGAAGACCTGGGACCAGCTGGGCGCGGTGCGCCAGCGCGCGCTGCAAACCTTCTCGGTCGACGTGCTGCCGGATGCGCGCCAGATCGGCGAACTGGAAGCGCGCCTGGTGCCGGTCTACCTGCTGCAGCGCTATCAGGGCGAAGCGGTGGCGCGTCTGATCGGCGGCGGCGACTTCGATTACACCAGCGCCGGCGACGTCAAGGCCGGCATCGCCAAGGCCGGCGTCAAAGCCACGCCGGCCGAGGTGCAGCGCCAGGCCCTGAATCGCCTGACCGACAGCCTGCGCGCTGAATACCTGGCCTTGCCGGCCAACGTGCTCGATATCCTGACGCCGCCGTCGTCCGGTTATGGCCGCAGCCGCGAATACTTCGACACGCGCATGGAATCGGTGTTCGACGCCTTCTCGATCGCCGAGGCGGGCGCCGCGCAAACCGCCGGCTTCCTGCTGGACGCCACCCGCATCAACCGCCTGGCGTGGCAGCATGCACGCGACGCCAGACAACCGGGTGTGCAGGAAGCGCTGACGCAGCTGCTGCAGAAAACCTGGAAGCGCGAAGCCGTGCCGGCCTCGGTGATCGGCGGCGAGGCGGTGCAGCTGGCCGCCAACTGGGTGGTGGCCGACAGCCTGCTCAACCTGCTGGACGGCGGCAAGCTGCATCCGCAGGTGGCGGCGGAAGTGCGCCAGTCTGCGCGCGCGCTGGCGCAGTGGCTGCAAAAGAATCCGGGCAAGGGGGTGACCGCCGACAGCCGCAGGCAAGCGGCCGAGTTGATCGCTGCCTACCTGGCCGATCCGCGCAGCGTCAAGTTGCGTGCCGCAGCTCCGGTGCCGCCCGGCGCACCAATCTAGCGCCTCAAATTGGTGCGTCTGCGGCGAAGGCCGTCGGATGCACCAACATGAAACTACATTAAAATCAGCAACTTAAGATTTTGCACCAAATTGGAACGGAAATTGCTTTCTATGTTAGTTCTTTATTTGATGTGCTTTATTTTGGGGAGTGATTTTGATGTCTGGACACAAAGACGGCGCGGATGCCCTGTTCATCCTGCTCGGCGCCATCATGATTTTGGCTATGCATGCGGGTTTTGCTTTTCTAGAATTGGGCACGGTACGTAAAAAGAACCAGGTCAACGCGCTGGTGAAGATTCTGGTCGATTTTGCTGTGTCCACTATTGCCTATTTCTTCGTCGGCTACAGCATCGCCTACGGCATCAATTTCTTCTCCTCGGCCGAGGTGCTGGCCGCCAAAAACGGCTATGAGCTGGTCAAGTTCTTCTTCCTGCTGACCTTTGCGGCCGCCATCCCGGCCATCATCTCGGGCGGCATCGCCGAGCGGGCGCGCTTCCATCCGCAGACCGTGGCCACCGCCTTGCTGGTCGGCCTGGTCTATCCCTTCTTTGAGGGCATCGTCTGGAACAACCGTTTCGGCGTGCAGGATTGGCTGGTGCAAGCCTTCGGCGCCGGCTTCCACGACTTTGCCGGTTCGGTGGTGGTGCATGCGGTAGGCGGCTGGATCGCGCTGCCGGCGGTGTTGCTGCTGGGCGCGCGGCGCGGCCGCTACATGAAGAACGGCGCCATCGCCGCCCATCCGCCATCGTCGATTCCGTTCCTGGCGCTGGGCGCCTGGATCCTGACGGTGGGCTGGTTCGGCTTCAATGTCATGAGTGCCCAGGCGCTGGACAAGATGAACGGCCTGGTGGCGGTCAATTCGCTGATGGCGATGGTGGGCGGCACGCTGGTCGCGCTGATGCTGGGCAAAAATGATCCCGGCTTCGCCTACAACGGCCCGCTGGCCGGCCTGGTGGCGGTGTGCGCCGGCTCGGACCTGATGCATCCGCTGGGCGCGTTGGTGACGGGCGGCCTGGCCGGCGCCATCTTCGTTTGGATGTTCACCCTGGCGCAAAATAAATGGAAAATCGACGACGTGCTGGGCGTCTGGCCGCTGCACGGCCTGTGCGGGGCCTGGGGCGGGATCGCCGCCGGCATCTTCGGCCACAAGGAGTTGGGCGGCGTGGGTGGCGTTTCCCTATGGTCGCAACTAGCGGGCACCGCCATGGGCGTGGCGGTCGCGCTGATCGGCGGCTATGCCGTTTACGGCCTGCTGAAGGCCACCATGGGCCTACGCCTCGACCCGGAGGAAGAGTTCCAGGGCGCCGACCTGTCGATCCACCGTATCAGCTCGACACCGGAACGGGAGGCAAACTGGTAGTGCAGCGATAGCCATAGGGGGAATGTTTTTTTGATACGTTCAATAAATTCAATTGACGTTCGGGCAATCATAATTCAGAATCAAGCGGCAAAAGAATATAGAGAAAAATGTTTTGATATTTTAAGATCGGCCCTACAGATGAAACGATTCCCCAAACTACTGATCGCCGCGCTCGTAGCAGCTGCCTGTGTTCCATCGGCGCAAGCCGTGAATATGGTGGAAATTAGCGGCGCGCATACTACCTTCTACTATGATGCCGATTTTTGGGGCTTGAATACGGCTAGCGTCGTCGGCGACAAAATCAGCTTCACCACGCCTGCCTATTTCAATCAGCACGCCGTTGGGCATGGCGTCAACGGTACAGGCAGTGATCGGTATACCAACCGATCCGCCTCGGCTGTGGTGGCAGTTGCGCACGCTGGCTATCAGCTGAGCGGTGGTGTCGACTATGACATCACCACTACTTACGCGCAGGCAACCACAGGTGCGTGGGCTAACTATGTCAACTCCAACGGCGTGGAAGCAGGTAGCTGGTCGGGTAATAGCTTTGTCTCGGCCCAGCAAGTCGGCGACTTCACTATCTCGTACGGACGCAGCGCCAGCGAGAGCGGCACGGGTAGCGGATCCAACCTGACTATCGGCACGTCGGGCGGCGTCAGCGGCAGCTATCAGGCGGTGGCATTGAACAGCTATTTGTTCCTGATCGCCGAGCAGAAAGGTGCAGGATTCTCCGATGCTGGCTTGTCCAACGCGAGCTATGCGTTTAACGTGTCTGCCGTGCCGGAACCGGCCACTTATCTGATGATGTTGGGCGGCTTTGCCGCCTTGGGCCTGGCGGGGCGCAGGCGCCGCAAGCTGGTCGGCGGCACGCTGCTCGCCGCGGCCAGCCTGGCTGGCACTGCGCAGGCCGCGAACTACGTCGAGGTGACCGGTGCGCACGTGAGTTTTTTCTATGATGCGGATTATTGGGGCCTGGGCGCAGCGACTGTGGTTGGTGACAAGATCAGCTTTGATACCTCGTCATTTGCGACGCTGAACGCCACTGGCAACACCCCGACCGAGAAAAACGACGCTATTTATTCCGACGTGGGTACTGCCGCCGTAGTGGCGGTGGCGCGAAACGGCTACAGCCTGACTGGCGTGATCGGGTTTAAGCCTGAGCTGAGCTACTCCCTGTCTGGCAACGGCGGTAACGTTACGCTGAGCGGTGGCGAGCAAATTGTCACCGGTGAGTTTGCCAACGGCGCGTTCAGCCTGGATGGCGATGTCGGTTATGCTTCCTACAGTGTGTCCAAGGACTCCAATGGCTCGCCAAGTTCGGGCTTGACCAATCTGGATACGCAGATCGGCCAGTTGTACACTGGCTCGTCGTTGTTTGGCACATTGGCCCTAACGAGCCGTCCGTATCTGTCCGCCACGCAAATTGGGCTAGGCACGACGATCACCAGCGTCAGCTACTCATACGATTTTGCTGTGACTGCGGTGCCGGAGCCGGCGACCTACGGCATGTTGCTGGCGGGTCTGGGCGCGCTGGCCCTGGCGGCTCGCCGCAAGGCCGGCAAGGATCTGGCCTGATCCTCGCCTGGCAGGCTGGCCGCCGTCCAGCGGTCAGCGATGTATCACCACCAGCACGGCTTTCGCTTCTGTTTTGCCAACGTTGCGTATGATGTGTTGCTGGTCCCCCGGGTAGCGCGCCGTGCTACCCAGTTTGACCTTCTTCTTGCTGGTTCCCACTTCCACCTCCACCGAGCCGTGCAACAGCGTCAGGTGCTCCTGCGCACCAGGATCGTGGCCCTGCGAGGCCAGTTCGCCGCCTGGTGACAGCGTCAATTCATACCACTCATATTTGCTGGCCAGCTCCAGCGGCCCGAGGATGCGCAGCACATAGCCCGCGTGCAGGCCGGGCAGGGTGGGGATTTCGTGCGCCTCGATCACCCGGATGGTCTCGGTCTGGCGCTCGCCGGTCGCCAGCAATTCGCCGATCTGCACGCCCAGCGCGTTGGCTAAACGCCACGTGATGGCGATGGTCGGATTGGCCTTTTCACGCTCGATTTGCGATAGCATGGACTTGGAAACGCCGGCGATGCGCGACAAATCCTCCAGAGTCAGGCCGCGGGCCAGGCGCAGTCGCTGCAGCGCGGCGCCGACTTCCGGGGGGGCATTGTTGGGTACAGGTGTTTTCATTGTTTGGGTTGCGGAGTTCACTGGATCGCTATAAAATTCAATATATCGAATTAAAATTCGACATAACGAATTTCGCATAAGGTGGCGGAATCGTATCACATACAAGGACCATCATGAGCAATCAACAACAAACCTTCTACAGCGGCCTCCGGCAAAACCTGGATCAACTGCGTGAACAGGGCCTGTACAAGCCTGAGCGCGTACTGGCGTCCCGTCAGGGCGCGGAAGTGGTGAGCGAAGATGGTCGAATGTTGATTAATATGTGCGCCAACAATTACCTGGGCCTGTCGGGCGAGGAGTGGGTGGCGCAGGCCGCGATCGAAGCCACCGAAAAATATGGTTACGGCCTGTCGTCGGTGCGCTTCATCTGCGGCACCCAGACCGTGCATAAGCAGTTGGAGCAGGCGATCTCCAGGTTCCTCGGCACCGAAGACACCATCCTGTACGCGGCCGCCTTCGACGCCAACGGCGGCGTGTTCGAACCGCTGTTCGACGAGAACGACGCCATCATCTCCGATGCGCTGAACCATGCGTCCATCATCGATGGCATCCGCCTGTGCAAGGCCGCGCGCTTCCGCTACGCCCACAATGACATGGCCGACCTGGAACAGCAACTGCAGGCTGCCGCCGACAAGCGCCACAAGATCATCGTCACCGACGGCGTGTTCTCGATGGATGGCACCATCGCCCAGTTGGACCAGATCGTCGAACTGGCCGAGAAATACGGCGCGCTGGTGATGATCGACGAATGCCACGCCTCCGGCTTCATGGGCAAGACCGGCCGCGGCACGCACGAGCACCACAACGTGGTCGGCAAGATCGACATCATCACCGGCACCCTGGGCAAGGCCCTGGGCGGCGCCATGGGCGGCTTCACCTCCGGCCGCAAGGAAGTGATCGAGATGCTGCGCCAGAAATCGCGTCCTTATTTGTTCTCCAACACGCTGGCGCCATCGATCGCCGGTGCCTCGCTGGCGGTGCTGCAGCAGCTGTCGCTGTCGACCGAGTTGCGCGACCGCCTGCATGAAAACACCGCCTTCTTCCGCAAGGAGATCGAGCGTATCGGCTTCACCATCAAGCCGGGTACGCACCCTGTTGTTCCTGTCATGTTGTTCGATGCGCCGGTGGCGCAGAAGTTCGCCGCCCGCATGTATGAGCTGGGCGTGCTGCTCAGCGGCTTCTTCTACCCGGTGGTGCCGATGGGCCAGGCGCGCGTGCGCGTCCAGCTGTCCGCCGCACACACCCGCGCGCAGCTGGAGACCGTGCTCAAGGCATTCGAACAAGCCGGCCGCGAACTCGGCCTGCTGAAGCACTAAAACATGAAAATCGTCAGGAACAAGCAAATGGAACAACAAAAAATTCTGGTCATCGGCGCCAACGGCCAAATCGGCAGCGAACTGGTGGAAGCATTGGCCGCGCAGCACGGTGCGCAAAACGTCATCGCCAGCGATGTCAGCCCGACCAACTTGTATAACGCCGCCCGCTACACCACGCTCAATGTGCTCGACAAGCAGGCCTTGTCCACGCTGGTGACCGACGAAGGCATCACCCAGGTCTACCAGCTGGCGGCCATGTTGTCGGCCACCGGTGAAGCGGCGCCGCTGAAGGCCTGGAGCCTGAACATGGACGGCCTGCTGAATATCCTGGAAGTGGCGCGCGAGCGCGGCGTCATCGGCAAGCCGCTGAAAGTGTTCTGGCCTTCGTCGATCGCCGCCTTCGGCCCGAACACGCCGGCGGTCGATACGCCGCAGCTGACGGTGATGGATCCGACCACCATTTACGGCATCAGCAAGCTGGCCGGCGAGCGCCTGTGCGAATACTACTTCCTGAAGTACGGCGTCGACGTGCGTTCGATCCGCTACCCAGGCATCATCAGCTTCAAGTCGCCTCCGGGCGGCGGCACCACCGACTATGCGATCGCCATCTTCCACTCGGCGCTGCGCGGCGAGCGCTATGAATGCTTCCTCGGCCCGAACACCACGCTGCCGATGATCTACATGCCCGACGCCATCCGCGCCACCATCGAACTGATGGATGCGCCGGCGGAGCTGGTCAAAGTGCGTTCCTCGTACAACGTGGCCGGCGTCTCCTTCAATCCGGAGCAACTGGCGGCGGCCATCGCCTCCAAGCTGCCGGACTTCAGGATCGCCTACAAGCCGGATAGCCGCCAGGCCATCGCCGACACCTGGCCGCAAAGCCTGGACGACAGCACCGCAAGCGCAGACTGGGGCTGGCAAGCCCGCATCGGCGTCGATGAAATGGTCACCGACATGCTGGCCAACGTCGATGTCAGCCTGGGCAAGGCCGCCTGATGGACATGAGCGTCTTCGATCTGTTCAAGATCGGCATCGGCCCATCGAGCTCGCATACCGTGGGCCCGATGGTGGCGGCACGCCGCTTCCTGCTCGATAACGCGCCGCTGGACGACGTCGCCGAAGTCAAGGCCGAGCTTTACGGCTCGCTGGCCCTGACCGGCATCGGCCACGCTACCGACAAGGCGGTGCTGCTTGGCCTGATGGGCGAAACCCCGCAGGACGTGGTGCCAACCAGCGTCGATACGCAACTGGCCGAGGCGGAAGCGGCCGGCCAACTCAAGCTGCTGGGCGCACGCGCCGTGCCGTTCAAGCGCGGCACGCATCTGGTGTTCCACATGGCCGAATCGCTGCCCGAGCACCCGAATGGCATGCGCTTCACGTTGACCCGCAAGGATGGCTCCAGCGTGAGCAAGGTGTACTATTCGGTGGGCGGTGGCTTCATCCGCGAAGAGGGCGAGGCGCCGGTTGCCGCCGCCGATGTCGTGCTTGTACCTTACCCGTTCGGCACCATGGACGAACTGCTGGCGCACGGCGTGCGCAGCGGGATGACCATCCCGCAGATGCTGCGCGCCAACGAGTGCGTCCGCATCAGCGACGACGCGCTCAATGCAGGCCTGGATAAAATCTGGAACGTCATGCGCGACTGCATCGCGCACGGTCTCGAGACGCCGGGCCAACTGCCGGGCGGCTTGAACGTCAAGCGCCGCGCCGCCGGCTTGTGGTCGCAGGCCAGCACACCGCAGGTCAACAGCCTGCCGCACGACGCCATGCACCAGGTCAGCCTGTACGCGATGGCGGTCAACGAGGAAAATGCCGCCGGCGGCCGCGTGGTCACCGCGCCGACCAACGGCGCGGCCGGCATCATCCCGGCGGTGTTGCGCTACTACGCGGAAGACTGCAAGCCGAGCGACCCGGTCACCGGCGTGTACGACTTTATGCTGACCGCTGCGGCCATCGGCATGCTGTGCAAGCGTAACGCCTCGATCTCCGGTGCGGAAATCGGCTGTCAGGGCGAGGTGGGTGTGGCGTGCGCCATGGCCGCCGCCGGTCTGGTGGCGGCGCTGGGCGGCAGCAATGGCCAGATCGAGAACGCCGCCGAAATCGGCATCGAACACCATCTGGGCATGACTTGCGATCCTATCGGCGGCTTGGTGCAGATTCCTTGCATCGAGCGTAACGGCATGGGTGCGGTGAAGGCCATCACGGCCGCCTCGCTGGCGCTAAAGGGCGATGGCACGCACTTCGTCAGCCTCGACGAAGTGATCGAAACCATGCGCCAGACCGGCGCCGACATGCAGGCCAAGTACAAGGAAACTTCCCTCGGCGGCCTGGCGATACACGTCATCACCGTCAATCACGCTGCTTGCTGAGTAGCGTTTCAAATTCCGGCGCGGGCAGGGGCTTGCTGAAATGGTAGCCCTGCATTTCATCGCATAGCTGCTCGCGCAGGAAGTCCAGCTGTTCCACCGTCTCCACGCCTTCCGCAATCGTCGTCAGCCCCAGACTGCGCGCCATGTTGATGATGGCGCTGACGATGGCCTTGTCCTCGGCGTCGGTGCTGATGTCGCGCACGAAGGACTGGTCGATCTTTAGCTTGTAGACCTTGAACTTCTTCAGGTGGCTGAGCGACGAGAAGCCGGTGCCGAAATCGTCGATCGACATGCTGATGCCACGGTCGTGCAGATGGTTCATGGTGGCGATGGCTCCCTGCGGATCCTGCACCGCTACACCTTCGGTCAATTCCAGCTCCAGATACTCGGGGGGCAGGCTCTCCTCGTACAGGATCTGCGCTACTTTCGCTGGCAGGTCGGCGGCGCGGAACTGCGCGGCCGAGAGATTCACCGCCATCACCAGCGGTGGCAGGCCCGCTTCCAGCCATAGGCGCGCCTGGCGCACCGCCTCGCGCAGCACCCAGTCGCCGATCGGGATAATCAGGCCGCTTTCCTCGGCGGCGGGAATGAACTCGGCGGGCGATACCACCCCCAGTTCCGGCGTGTGCCAGCGCAGCAGCGCTTCGGCGCCGATGATGCGTCCCGTCTTCAGCGATACCTGCGGCTGGTAGACCACGTGCATCTGTTCGCGCTCCAGCGCGTAGCGCAGCGCGTTCACCAGTTGCAGGTGACGCTCGGCGTGCTGCTGCATGGCGGCGGTGAAGAAGCGGAAGTCGTGGCGTCCGGCGCGCTTGACCTGGTACATGGCAGCGTCGGCGCGCTGCAGCAAGGTCTCGACATCCTGGCCGTCGTCTGGATACACGGCGATGCCGATCGACGCCGAAACGCGCAGCTCGTGCTTGCCGACGCTGTAGGAATGGCCGGTCAGGTCGAGCACCTTGCGCGCCACGTCGCTCGCTTCGCTGCTGCCCAGGTTGCGCAGCACGAAAATGAATTCGTCGCCGCCCAGGCGGGCCACCATGTCGCCGTCGCGCAGGCAGCCGGTCAGGCGCAGCGCCAGTTCGGACAGCAGGGCGTCGCCCACCGTATGGCCCAGCGAATCGTTGATGTCCTTGAAGTGGTCGAGGTCCAGCATCATCACCGTGGCCGGCGTGCGGCTGATGCGCGCCTGCTCCAGCATGTGGCGCGCTCGCTCGTGCAGCTGCGAGCGGTTCGGCAGGCCGGTCAACACGTCGTAGTGCGCCAGGTAGTGCACGCGCTGGTCGGTCTGCTGGCGCATCGCCTCGCGCTCGAAGTTCTTCAGCGCGAATTCGATATCGAGCGTCATTTCCAGCAGCAGCTCGCGCACATCGTGGTCGAAGGCGTCGACGGCGCTGGAATAGGGCGCGAAGAAGCCGATGATGTCGCCGTTGCGGCGCAGCGGTATCGCAGCCGACGAGGCCCAGCCATGGCGCGCGCCGTGCACGTGCCAGTGCAGCGTCTCCGGCGCGTGCTGGTAGTCCTGACACCAGTAGGGCTGGCCGCTGCGGTAGGATAGGCCGATCGGCCCGCGCCCCTGCGGCGCCGAAGCGTCCAGCGAGACTTCGAGTTGGTCCAGATATTCAATGCCGCCGCCGTGCGCGGCGGCCACCTTGATGCGGCCGTTGTCGGGGTCAATCAGTCCTATCCACGCCATCTGCATGCCGCCGTAGCTCACCACGTCGCGGCAGATGCGCTCGAACAGTTCGGCCTCGGTATGGCTGTGAACAATCGCCTGGTTGCATTGGCTGAGCGCCGAATACAGGCGGCTCACGCGCTGCGTGCGCTCCATCGCCTGGTTGCGCTCCGCGTCCAGGCGGCGCTTGCCGCGCCAGACCATCAGCACCAGCACCAGGGCGCTGAGCATGAAGGCGACGCGTGCGAGAATCGCGTCGAGCGCCGTGTCCTTCACCAGCATCCGCGTGCGCAGGTCCATGCTGT is a genomic window containing:
- the kbl gene encoding glycine C-acetyltransferase gives rise to the protein MSNQQQTFYSGLRQNLDQLREQGLYKPERVLASRQGAEVVSEDGRMLINMCANNYLGLSGEEWVAQAAIEATEKYGYGLSSVRFICGTQTVHKQLEQAISRFLGTEDTILYAAAFDANGGVFEPLFDENDAIISDALNHASIIDGIRLCKAARFRYAHNDMADLEQQLQAAADKRHKIIVTDGVFSMDGTIAQLDQIVELAEKYGALVMIDECHASGFMGKTGRGTHEHHNVVGKIDIITGTLGKALGGAMGGFTSGRKEVIEMLRQKSRPYLFSNTLAPSIAGASLAVLQQLSLSTELRDRLHENTAFFRKEIERIGFTIKPGTHPVVPVMLFDAPVAQKFAARMYELGVLLSGFFYPVVPMGQARVRVQLSAAHTRAQLETVLKAFEQAGRELGLLKH
- a CDS encoding L-serine ammonia-lyase yields the protein MDMSVFDLFKIGIGPSSSHTVGPMVAARRFLLDNAPLDDVAEVKAELYGSLALTGIGHATDKAVLLGLMGETPQDVVPTSVDTQLAEAEAAGQLKLLGARAVPFKRGTHLVFHMAESLPEHPNGMRFTLTRKDGSSVSKVYYSVGGGFIREEGEAPVAAADVVLVPYPFGTMDELLAHGVRSGMTIPQMLRANECVRISDDALNAGLDKIWNVMRDCIAHGLETPGQLPGGLNVKRRAAGLWSQASTPQVNSLPHDAMHQVSLYAMAVNEENAAGGRVVTAPTNGAAGIIPAVLRYYAEDCKPSDPVTGVYDFMLTAAAIGMLCKRNASISGAEIGCQGEVGVACAMAAAGLVAALGGSNGQIENAAEIGIEHHLGMTCDPIGGLVQIPCIERNGMGAVKAITAASLALKGDGTHFVSLDEVIETMRQTGADMQAKYKETSLGGLAIHVITVNHAAC
- a CDS encoding PEP-CTERM sorting domain-containing protein, whose amino-acid sequence is MKRFPKLLIAALVAAACVPSAQAVNMVEISGAHTTFYYDADFWGLNTASVVGDKISFTTPAYFNQHAVGHGVNGTGSDRYTNRSASAVVAVAHAGYQLSGGVDYDITTTYAQATTGAWANYVNSNGVEAGSWSGNSFVSAQQVGDFTISYGRSASESGTGSGSNLTIGTSGGVSGSYQAVALNSYLFLIAEQKGAGFSDAGLSNASYAFNVSAVPEPATYLMMLGGFAALGLAGRRRRKLVGGTLLAAASLAGTAQAANYVEVTGAHVSFFYDADYWGLGAATVVGDKISFDTSSFATLNATGNTPTEKNDAIYSDVGTAAVVAVARNGYSLTGVIGFKPELSYSLSGNGGNVTLSGGEQIVTGEFANGAFSLDGDVGYASYSVSKDSNGSPSSGLTNLDTQIGQLYTGSSLFGTLALTSRPYLSATQIGLGTTITSVSYSYDFAVTAVPEPATYGMLLAGLGALALAARRKAGKDLA
- a CDS encoding zinc-dependent metalloprotease encodes the protein MMSAPTAAPLLLALLMSGAAPVALAAGADQPTPAAPMPPIKQIADATRGLQAQPGFIDVWRDTDNGRVLLAVGALDQAFLLVSSLPYALGSNDVGLDRAQSGEMRMVHFEKHGNKLFLVQENTNYVANSADRDERAAVRESFANSVLWSGEVIAGDKERHLVDFSSFLLADRHGIAARLAGAKQGQYAVDPSRSAVLAAEAKAFPDNVELEALLTFAGPGQAEYVRQVGADPASLSMRQRISMVRLPAFDAASGWQPRAYHPYSGGFDTSYYDFATPLASSIDVHSQVRHKLEKTDPDAAVSTVKKPIVYYVDRGAPEPVRSALIQGASWWASAFEKAGYKDAYRVELLPEGVDALDIRYNVISWVHRATRGWSYGNALSDPRTGQILRGAVTLGSQRVRQDILIAEALLAPYGKAGGADKHKLAEQMALARLRQLSAHEVGHTLGFAHNFAASRFGSGNGSVMDYPHPILKLNAQGEVDLNNAYGVGVGPWDDYIVNYIYGDFGGGAQEQAALAKLRGEARAAGMLYSSDQDDRTSGASHPDGLLWDFGPDTLKTWDQLGAVRQRALQTFSVDVLPDARQIGELEARLVPVYLLQRYQGEAVARLIGGGDFDYTSAGDVKAGIAKAGVKATPAEVQRQALNRLTDSLRAEYLALPANVLDILTPPSSGYGRSREYFDTRMESVFDAFSIAEAGAAQTAGFLLDATRINRLAWQHARDARQPGVQEALTQLLQKTWKREAVPASVIGGEAVQLAANWVVADSLLNLLDGGKLHPQVAAEVRQSARALAQWLQKNPGKGVTADSRRQAAELIAAYLADPRSVKLRAAAPVPPGAPI
- a CDS encoding XRE family transcriptional regulator, with product MKTPVPNNAPPEVGAALQRLRLARGLTLEDLSRIAGVSKSMLSQIEREKANPTIAITWRLANALGVQIGELLATGERQTETIRVIEAHEIPTLPGLHAGYVLRILGPLELASKYEWYELTLSPGGELASQGHDPGAQEHLTLLHGSVEVEVGTSKKKVKLGSTARYPGDQQHIIRNVGKTEAKAVLVVIHR
- a CDS encoding NAD-dependent epimerase/dehydratase family protein, producing the protein MEQQKILVIGANGQIGSELVEALAAQHGAQNVIASDVSPTNLYNAARYTTLNVLDKQALSTLVTDEGITQVYQLAAMLSATGEAAPLKAWSLNMDGLLNILEVARERGVIGKPLKVFWPSSIAAFGPNTPAVDTPQLTVMDPTTIYGISKLAGERLCEYYFLKYGVDVRSIRYPGIISFKSPPGGGTTDYAIAIFHSALRGERYECFLGPNTTLPMIYMPDAIRATIELMDAPAELVKVRSSYNVAGVSFNPEQLAAAIASKLPDFRIAYKPDSRQAIADTWPQSLDDSTASADWGWQARIGVDEMVTDMLANVDVSLGKAA
- a CDS encoding ammonium transporter; translation: MSGHKDGADALFILLGAIMILAMHAGFAFLELGTVRKKNQVNALVKILVDFAVSTIAYFFVGYSIAYGINFFSSAEVLAAKNGYELVKFFFLLTFAAAIPAIISGGIAERARFHPQTVATALLVGLVYPFFEGIVWNNRFGVQDWLVQAFGAGFHDFAGSVVVHAVGGWIALPAVLLLGARRGRYMKNGAIAAHPPSSIPFLALGAWILTVGWFGFNVMSAQALDKMNGLVAVNSLMAMVGGTLVALMLGKNDPGFAYNGPLAGLVAVCAGSDLMHPLGALVTGGLAGAIFVWMFTLAQNKWKIDDVLGVWPLHGLCGAWGGIAAGIFGHKELGGVGGVSLWSQLAGTAMGVAVALIGGYAVYGLLKATMGLRLDPEEEFQGADLSIHRISSTPEREANW